The proteins below are encoded in one region of Citrobacter enshiensis:
- a CDS encoding DUF2920 family protein, whose protein sequence is MTIVDHTIAGYPDFELGLSPQRAVPYRIYQPERGSHGLVVYLPGFGADLGGYTQSFCEKVAERHGCAALSVEYFCMRSRPQVGAKVTFEPEDRRQLEAHLPLKIARYGTDEQVLKAVCALKPDVPLTLTASLTPPDGSYQNFGIMAALDIVAAINDVLTRYPINRDNIILVGASYGGYLAQLVNKLRPGLVRALFDNSSWAEPNLTYVFGREIGACEYSAGANERVMLAMCVNSPWRKTAGHPHYFGPSEFLIRGFSRSQLEQMVSQGANQTFCLMVHSAEDRNIAPLAAKVEMAQTMLELGWPVEMLIFDASDIDGSYIKNTDHGMGLSMFTFFERGCEMLHTMARPFKYAAAEHVIYHAGKYRYEFDYRHGDIRANRCLLD, encoded by the coding sequence ATCGTTGACCATACCATTGCTGGTTATCCCGATTTCGAGCTAGGTCTGAGCCCCCAGCGCGCTGTGCCTTATCGAATCTACCAACCCGAACGGGGAAGTCATGGGCTCGTCGTCTATTTACCTGGTTTTGGTGCTGATCTTGGCGGTTATACCCAGTCCTTCTGCGAAAAGGTTGCCGAGCGTCACGGCTGTGCGGCTCTGAGCGTCGAATATTTTTGCATGCGTTCACGTCCTCAGGTCGGAGCTAAAGTCACGTTTGAACCTGAAGACCGCCGTCAACTCGAAGCTCATTTGCCTCTCAAAATTGCCCGTTATGGCACAGATGAACAGGTGTTAAAGGCTGTTTGCGCCCTCAAACCAGATGTGCCTCTTACGCTTACCGCCTCGTTGACGCCACCGGATGGTTCCTACCAAAACTTTGGCATCATGGCCGCACTGGACATTGTGGCTGCCATTAATGATGTCCTGACTCGTTATCCGATCAACCGTGACAACATCATATTGGTGGGCGCGTCCTATGGGGGGTATCTCGCACAATTGGTGAATAAACTCAGGCCTGGTCTGGTGCGCGCGCTGTTTGATAACTCCTCCTGGGCGGAGCCCAACCTCACCTATGTCTTCGGGCGCGAAATAGGGGCATGTGAGTACTCCGCCGGGGCCAACGAACGGGTGATGCTGGCGATGTGCGTAAATTCTCCCTGGCGCAAAACCGCGGGGCACCCCCATTACTTCGGTCCGAGTGAATTCCTGATCCGGGGTTTTAGTCGTTCACAACTGGAGCAGATGGTCAGCCAGGGGGCCAATCAGACCTTCTGTCTGATGGTTCATTCTGCTGAAGATCGCAATATCGCCCCGCTGGCGGCTAAAGTGGAAATGGCGCAGACCATGCTGGAGCTGGGCTGGCCTGTCGAAATGTTGATCTTTGATGCCAGCGATATTGATGGTAGCTACATCAAAAATACCGATCATGGCATGGGTCTTTCTATGTTTACCTTTTTCGAGCGCGGCTGTGAGATGCTTCACACCATGGCCCGCCCTTTCAAATACGCCGCCGCTGAGCACGTTATCTATCACGCCGGAAAGTATCGGTACGAATTTGACTATCGCCATGGCGATATTCGGGCCAACCGCTGTTTACTTGACTGA
- a CDS encoding sugar phosphate isomerase/epimerase family protein, translating to MRKLNIGARGHDLSGQTPAEMVAFSRELGIDGLQLAIHKSWEEAYKARDIETIVGNIKQIQDAGISVFLLASYFNPVHSNTSFLASEIERARFNIDMGLRCGIGLIGSETGSLNDDAWTWHPENHSEPAFQHVLASFQQLQPNLERAQCRFLVEPVYDHVIYDADSLMRLNTQLGEHFCVTFDIANLLNADNAASWESIFEDFLNQHGPRIRLFHFKNFVLEGGQKIPVRLNEGLIDYQKVLTMLASHGLTQVPIIVEELQGEALSDSVAYLRQLQF from the coding sequence ATGCGTAAATTGAACATTGGCGCCCGGGGACATGACCTCAGTGGGCAGACCCCGGCAGAAATGGTGGCCTTTTCCCGTGAACTGGGCATTGACGGTCTGCAGCTGGCAATCCACAAAAGCTGGGAAGAGGCATACAAAGCCCGCGATATTGAGACGATTGTCGGCAATATTAAGCAGATTCAGGACGCTGGGATATCGGTGTTCCTGCTCGCCAGTTACTTCAACCCGGTCCATTCAAACACCTCATTTTTGGCCAGTGAGATAGAGCGCGCGCGGTTCAATATCGACATGGGTCTGCGCTGCGGTATCGGGCTCATCGGTAGCGAAACGGGCTCTCTGAATGACGATGCATGGACATGGCATCCGGAAAACCACTCAGAACCCGCCTTTCAACACGTATTGGCCAGTTTCCAGCAGTTACAGCCCAATCTGGAACGTGCGCAATGTCGTTTCCTGGTTGAGCCTGTATACGATCATGTCATTTATGATGCCGACAGCCTGATGCGCCTGAATACTCAACTCGGCGAACACTTCTGCGTGACCTTCGATATTGCCAATTTGCTCAATGCTGACAATGCGGCGTCATGGGAGTCCATTTTCGAAGATTTCCTTAACCAGCACGGACCACGCATTCGTCTGTTCCACTTTAAAAATTTCGTCCTCGAAGGGGGGCAAAAAATCCCAGTTCGTCTGAATGAGGGCCTTATTGATTATCAGAAAGTGCTTACGATGCTGGCAAGTCACGGACTCACTCAGGTCCCAATCATCGTTGAGGAGTTGCAGGGAGAAGCGCTGAGTGACAGCGTGGCTTATCTGCGTCAACTGCAGTTTTGA
- the arsR gene encoding As(III)-sensing metalloregulatory transcriptional repressor ArsR, producing the protein MMSLTSLQLFKTLSDETRLGIVLLLREMGELCVCDLCTALDQSQPKISRHLAMLRESGLLLDRKQGKWVHYRLSPHIPSWSAQVIEQAWLSQQDDVQAIARKLASANCSGSGKAVCI; encoded by the coding sequence ATGATGTCTCTGACTTCCCTACAACTCTTCAAAACTCTCTCCGATGAAACTCGTCTGGGCATCGTTTTACTGCTCAGAGAGATGGGCGAACTGTGCGTGTGCGATCTCTGCACGGCGCTGGATCAGTCTCAACCCAAGATCTCCCGTCATCTGGCAATGCTACGGGAAAGCGGTTTATTGCTGGATCGTAAGCAGGGGAAATGGGTTCATTACCGCTTATCTCCACATATTCCTTCCTGGTCTGCTCAGGTTATAGAGCAGGCCTGGTTAAGCCAACAGGACGACGTTCAGGCCATCGCCCGTAAGCTGGCATCGGCAAACTGTTCTGGCAGCGGTAAAGCGGTTTGCATCTAA
- the arsD gene encoding arsenite efflux transporter metallochaperone ArsD produces the protein MKTLTVFDPALCCSTGVCGTDVDQVLVDFSADVQWLKGRGVQVERYNLAQQPMRFVQNEKAKAFLEASGAEGLPLLLLDGETVMAGRYPKRAELARWFGIPLEKVGLAPTRCCGGDTSCC, from the coding sequence ATGAAAACGTTAACGGTATTTGACCCTGCGCTGTGTTGCAGCACCGGCGTCTGCGGTACAGATGTTGATCAGGTGCTGGTCGATTTTTCTGCGGATGTGCAATGGCTGAAAGGGCGTGGTGTTCAGGTCGAACGTTACAACCTGGCACAACAGCCGATGCGTTTTGTTCAGAACGAGAAAGCGAAAGCATTTCTTGAGGCTTCTGGGGCAGAAGGGCTTCCACTGTTGTTGCTGGACGGCGAAACGGTGATGGCAGGGCGTTACCCAAAACGCGCTGAACTGGCTCGCTGGTTTGGTATTCCACTGGAGAAGGTGGGATTAGCGCCGACACGTTGCTGTGGTGGTGATACGTCCTGTTGTTGA
- the arsA gene encoding arsenical pump-driving ATPase, giving the protein MKFLQNIPPYLFFTGKGGVGKTSISCATAIRLAEQGKRVLLVSTDPASNVGQVFGQAIGNTIQPIATVPGLSALEIDPQAAAQEYRARIVDPIKGLLPEDVIKSINEQLSGACTTEIAAFDEFTGLLTDVSLLTRFDHIIFDTAPTGHTIRLLQLPGAWSSFIESNPDGASCLGPMAGLEKQREQYAHAVEALSDPKRTRLVLVARLQKSTLQEVARTHDELAAIGLKNQSLVINGVLPETDAASDTLTAAIGQREQEALANLPAGLSALPTDTLFLQPVNMVGVSALRGLLGPQPETASFSEEYIQQRPEIPSLSALIDEIARNEHGLIMLMGKGGVGKTTMAAAIAVRLAKMGFDVHLTTSDPAAHLSTTLNGSLNNLQVSRIDPHEETERYRQHVLETKGKALDDAGKRLLEEDLRSPCTEEIAVFQAFSRVIREAGKRFVVMDTAPTGHTLLLLDATGAYHREIAKKMGDKGHFTTPMMQLQDPERTKVLLVTLPETTPVLEAANLQADLERAGIHPWGWIINNSLSIADTRSPLLRLRAQQELPQIEAVKHQHASRVALVPLLASEPTGIEKLKQLAG; this is encoded by the coding sequence ATGAAATTCTTACAGAATATCCCTCCCTACCTGTTTTTTACCGGTAAGGGGGGCGTGGGTAAAACCTCTATTTCCTGCGCCACGGCAATTCGTCTGGCAGAGCAGGGCAAACGGGTGCTGCTGGTCAGTACCGACCCGGCCTCAAACGTAGGTCAGGTCTTTGGCCAGGCTATTGGCAATACTATTCAGCCAATAGCCACCGTGCCTGGATTGTCGGCACTTGAGATCGATCCACAGGCCGCCGCGCAGGAATACCGGGCCAGAATCGTTGACCCCATCAAAGGTCTTTTGCCGGAAGACGTTATCAAAAGCATCAATGAGCAGCTTTCGGGAGCCTGCACGACAGAGATTGCCGCTTTTGATGAGTTTACCGGATTGCTGACTGACGTCTCTCTGCTGACCCGGTTTGACCATATCATTTTTGATACCGCACCGACTGGTCATACTATTCGCCTTCTCCAGTTGCCAGGTGCCTGGAGCAGCTTTATTGAGAGCAATCCCGATGGTGCTTCCTGTCTCGGGCCGATGGCCGGACTGGAGAAACAGCGTGAGCAGTATGCTCATGCCGTTGAGGCGCTTTCTGATCCGAAACGTACCCGACTGGTGTTAGTCGCCCGGCTGCAAAAATCCACATTGCAGGAAGTTGCGCGTACGCATGACGAACTTGCGGCGATTGGACTTAAAAACCAGTCTCTGGTCATTAACGGCGTTCTGCCAGAAACCGACGCGGCAAGCGACACATTAACTGCTGCAATAGGGCAGCGAGAGCAGGAGGCGCTGGCAAATCTTCCCGCAGGTTTGTCGGCGCTCCCCACGGACACGTTATTCCTTCAACCGGTCAATATGGTCGGCGTATCGGCACTGAGAGGGCTTCTCGGCCCACAACCTGAGACGGCGTCATTTTCTGAAGAATACATTCAGCAACGCCCTGAAATTCCTTCGCTTTCTGCATTGATTGATGAAATCGCCCGCAATGAACATGGCCTGATCATGCTGATGGGCAAAGGCGGTGTGGGGAAAACCACGATGGCGGCTGCCATTGCCGTCAGACTGGCCAAAATGGGATTTGATGTACACCTGACAACATCAGACCCTGCGGCGCATCTCAGCACGACCCTTAACGGTAGTCTCAACAATCTGCAGGTCAGCAGGATCGATCCTCACGAGGAAACGGAACGCTATCGTCAGCATGTCCTTGAGACGAAGGGAAAAGCGCTGGACGACGCGGGGAAACGCCTGCTGGAAGAAGATTTACGCTCTCCCTGCACCGAGGAGATTGCGGTTTTCCAGGCCTTTTCACGGGTAATTCGTGAAGCGGGTAAGCGTTTCGTGGTCATGGATACGGCACCCACCGGGCATACGCTACTGCTGCTGGATGCCACGGGTGCGTATCACCGCGAAATTGCTAAGAAAATGGGCGATAAGGGCCATTTCACCACGCCGATGATGCAGCTTCAGGATCCGGAGCGAACCAAAGTGTTACTGGTCACGCTGCCGGAAACCACACCTGTGCTTGAGGCGGCAAATTTGCAGGCCGACCTTGAACGCGCGGGGATTCATCCCTGGGGCTGGATTATCAATAATAGCCTTTCCATTGCGGATACCCGTTCGCCGTTGCTTCGTCTGCGTGCGCAACAGGAACTCCCGCAAATAGAGGCAGTTAAACACCAGCACGCCTCTCGTGTCGCGCTGGTCCCGCTACTGGCGTCAGAGCCCACGGGCATCGAAAAACTCAAACAGCTCGCAGGTTAA
- the arsB gene encoding arsenite efflux transporter membrane subunit ArsB, with amino-acid sequence MLLAGAIFILTIVLVIWQPKGLGIGWSATLGAVLALASGVIHIADIPVVWNIVWNATATFIAVIIISLLLDESGFFEWAALHVSRWGNGRGRLLFTYIVLLGAAVAALFANDGAALILTPIVIAMLLALGFSKSTTLAFVMAAGFIADTASLPLIVSNLVNIVSADFFQLGFAEYASVMVPVDIAAITATLVMLHLFFRKDIPPTYDLARLKEPAKAIKDPATFRTGWIVLLLLLVGFFVLEPMGIPVSAIAAVGAAILFAVAKKGHGINTGKVLRGAPWQIVIFSLGMYLVVYGLRNAGLTEYLSGVLNLLADKGLWAATLGTGFLTAFLSSIMNNMPTVLVGALSIDGSTASGVIKDAMIYANVIGCDLGPKITPIGSLATLLWLHVLSQKNMTITWGYYFRTGIIMTLPVLFVTLAALALRLSVTL; translated from the coding sequence ATGTTACTGGCAGGAGCCATTTTCATCCTGACCATCGTGTTGGTTATCTGGCAGCCAAAGGGATTAGGCATTGGCTGGAGCGCCACGCTGGGTGCCGTACTGGCTCTGGCATCGGGTGTGATACACATTGCTGATATTCCGGTGGTGTGGAATATCGTCTGGAACGCCACGGCCACCTTTATTGCCGTCATTATCATCAGTCTGTTGCTGGATGAGTCCGGCTTTTTTGAATGGGCCGCACTGCACGTTTCCCGCTGGGGAAATGGGCGTGGGCGTCTGCTGTTTACGTATATTGTTCTGCTCGGCGCGGCGGTGGCGGCACTGTTCGCCAATGACGGCGCGGCGTTAATTTTGACGCCGATCGTTATCGCTATGCTGCTGGCGCTGGGGTTCAGTAAAAGCACCACGCTGGCGTTCGTAATGGCGGCAGGCTTTATTGCCGATACCGCCAGTCTGCCGCTTATCGTGTCAAACCTGGTCAATATCGTTTCGGCTGATTTCTTCCAACTGGGATTCGCTGAATATGCGTCAGTCATGGTGCCGGTGGATATTGCCGCCATTACTGCCACGCTGGTGATGCTGCATCTGTTTTTCCGCAAAGATATTCCGCCCACTTACGATCTGGCGCGACTGAAAGAACCTGCAAAAGCCATCAAAGATCCGGCGACGTTCAGAACCGGTTGGATTGTACTTCTCCTTCTGTTGGTCGGTTTTTTTGTCCTTGAACCGATGGGGATCCCTGTGAGTGCGATTGCGGCCGTGGGGGCGGCAATCCTGTTTGCAGTGGCCAAAAAAGGTCATGGTATTAACACCGGTAAAGTGCTGCGCGGAGCGCCCTGGCAGATCGTGATTTTCTCGCTGGGGATGTATCTGGTGGTCTATGGGCTGCGCAACGCCGGACTCACAGAATACCTTTCCGGTGTGCTGAACTTACTGGCAGATAAAGGTCTGTGGGCGGCCACGCTGGGGACGGGATTCCTGACCGCATTCCTGTCTTCTATCATGAACAATATGCCTACCGTATTGGTTGGCGCATTGTCGATTGATGGCAGTACCGCGTCCGGTGTAATCAAAGACGCGATGATTTATGCCAACGTCATTGGTTGCGATCTGGGGCCGAAAATCACCCCTATTGGTAGCCTGGCAACACTGCTCTGGCTGCATGTACTTTCACAGAAGAATATGACGATCACGTGGGGATACTACTTCCGCACCGGGATTATCATGACCCTGCCTGTGCTGTTTGTAACGCTGGCTGCGCTGGCGCTACGTCTCTCTGTCACTTTGTAA
- the arsC gene encoding glutaredoxin-dependent arsenate reductase codes for MSNITIYHNPACGTSRNTLEMIRNSGTEPTVIHYLETPPSRDELVKLIANMGITVRALLRKNVEPYETLALAEDRFTDDQLIDFMLQHPILINRPIVVTPLGTRLCRPSEVVLDILPDVQKGAFAKEDGEQVVDVAGKRLK; via the coding sequence ATGAGCAACATTACCATCTATCACAACCCGGCCTGCGGCACTTCGCGAAACACGCTGGAGATGATCCGTAACAGCGGTACCGAGCCGACCGTTATTCATTATCTTGAGACTCCTCCCTCACGTGATGAACTGGTCAAACTCATTGCCAATATGGGGATCACGGTACGGGCGCTGCTACGTAAAAACGTTGAACCGTATGAAACGTTAGCGCTTGCTGAAGACCGCTTTACTGACGATCAGCTTATCGACTTTATGCTGCAACATCCCATTCTGATTAACCGTCCGATTGTGGTGACACCGCTGGGAACCCGGCTGTGTCGTCCTTCCGAAGTGGTTCTGGATATCCTGCCGGATGTGCAGAAAGGGGCTTTTGCCAAGGAAGACGGTGAGCAAGTCGTAGATGTTGCTGGAAAACGACTGAAATAA
- a CDS encoding MFS transporter gives MGQLQSGVSKQAVKMNSTTSRYRWTICALLFFSVTINNLDRSILGLLAPMLQKDIGWNEIEYGNIVTAFQAAYALGLFLCGRIVDVYGARLVLPIALALWSVAAMAHGMVGTVIGFIYARIFLGLGESANFPSAVKVAAEWFPKRERAFATGIFNAGSNVGNIFAPIIIPWIALQWGWREAFVATGAVGFIWIVFWLFLYGKPEKIKKVNEEELAWINQDDDAGTTEQSQQKISWLGLLKYKQTWAFAICKFLTDPIFWFFLFWLPKWLHDARGIDMAHMAMPLVLINILATMGGLAGGYLPAWMVNRGMAVNKARKLTLLLCATCVLPILLVSNASNLWVAVSLIGLAVAAHQGWSVNLYTSVSDMFPKQAVGAVVGIGCLIGSLGSILFTQATGHILQATGNYWSIFLMGGFAYLLGFLIMHFLIPTMAAAKFK, from the coding sequence ATGGGGCAGTTGCAAAGTGGTGTCAGTAAGCAAGCAGTAAAAATGAATTCAACAACCAGTCGGTATCGATGGACAATTTGCGCATTACTCTTTTTTTCAGTCACCATAAATAACCTTGATAGATCTATTTTAGGGTTACTCGCGCCAATGCTACAAAAAGATATTGGCTGGAACGAGATTGAATACGGCAATATTGTGACGGCATTTCAGGCCGCCTATGCGTTAGGTTTATTCCTGTGTGGACGTATCGTTGATGTTTATGGTGCCCGCCTGGTCTTACCTATCGCTCTGGCTCTCTGGAGTGTGGCGGCGATGGCTCATGGTATGGTCGGCACAGTGATTGGATTCATTTATGCACGTATATTCCTTGGGCTGGGGGAAAGCGCCAACTTTCCTTCCGCAGTAAAGGTTGCTGCTGAATGGTTCCCGAAACGAGAACGCGCATTTGCTACCGGTATTTTTAATGCGGGCTCCAATGTCGGTAATATTTTTGCTCCCATTATTATTCCCTGGATTGCATTACAATGGGGATGGCGTGAAGCGTTCGTCGCAACCGGTGCTGTCGGGTTTATCTGGATTGTTTTCTGGTTATTTTTATACGGAAAACCGGAGAAGATAAAAAAAGTAAACGAAGAAGAGTTAGCCTGGATTAATCAGGATGATGACGCGGGTACCACCGAACAATCACAGCAAAAAATTAGCTGGTTGGGACTGCTGAAATATAAGCAAACCTGGGCATTTGCCATTTGTAAGTTTCTGACTGATCCGATCTTCTGGTTCTTCCTGTTCTGGTTACCGAAGTGGCTGCATGACGCCCGCGGCATTGATATGGCTCATATGGCAATGCCACTGGTTTTAATCAATATTCTGGCAACCATGGGCGGTCTTGCTGGCGGATATCTCCCGGCGTGGATGGTTAACCGCGGTATGGCCGTCAATAAAGCGCGTAAATTGACGTTATTGTTATGCGCCACTTGCGTACTACCTATTTTATTGGTTTCGAATGCTTCTAATCTTTGGGTCGCGGTTTCGCTGATTGGACTTGCTGTCGCGGCGCATCAGGGCTGGTCAGTCAATCTATATACCAGCGTATCGGATATGTTCCCTAAACAGGCTGTGGGTGCCGTTGTCGGTATTGGCTGCTTAATTGGTTCTCTCGGTTCAATCCTCTTTACACAGGCAACAGGCCATATCCTGCAAGCGACAGGCAACTATTGGTCTATTTTCCTGATGGGCGGATTTGCCTATCTGCTGGGTTTCCTGATTATGCATTTTTTAATTCCAACAATGGCTGCGGCTAAATTTAAATAA
- a CDS encoding glycoside hydrolase family 2 protein — protein sequence MLEKSDLAENAVECLHNEQYDQPYNAQNLNHTNLLFTGGRDHESLSGEWRFTLDLHDTGLRQKWHLLEKRDAEMRRDPYDYDPFAGDTVPVPGCWQMMNEKWFYFEGSAWYTREIDYIVQDADERIFLRVGAANYDCKVFLNHQFIGNHYGGSTPFCAELTPLLQPGNNVLMLCVNNNRTTDRLPLRNNDWFNYGGIYREIDIIRTPRTYIQDLFVYLVPDGNYNQIAVRIAVEGDATEVNFALAELGISVTMPVIDGVAEATLSAEPQLWSPEHPKLYRVMASLGRDCVSDRVGFRQIEVVGTDIRLNGKSLYLRGVNCHEDDVLLGKMTNEADIRRRFQDAKELNCNYLRLAHYPHHEMAARIADEVGLLLWEEIPNYWAIDFKNPATQRDAHNQLMELIYRDRNRASVIIWSVGNENADTDERLNFMTSLVDAARQADPSRLISAACLVNHAKMKIEDRLADFLDIIGLNEYYGWYEENFDDLIVLGENSSPTKPVVITETGAEGVIGDHAPQSGPFSENYMADVYRKQTEYLPKLNYVRGFTPWLLYDYRTERRQNPYQKGFNCKGLITADKITRKRAFYVLRDFYQQLKNAGSLAD from the coding sequence ATGCTGGAAAAATCTGACCTGGCAGAAAATGCCGTTGAATGCCTGCACAACGAGCAATATGACCAGCCATACAATGCGCAGAATCTTAATCATACCAATCTGTTATTCACTGGCGGTCGCGATCATGAAAGCCTGAGTGGAGAGTGGCGATTTACGCTGGATCTCCACGACACAGGGTTAAGGCAAAAATGGCACCTGCTGGAAAAACGCGATGCTGAAATGCGCCGGGATCCGTATGATTACGATCCCTTTGCCGGTGATACCGTTCCGGTGCCGGGATGCTGGCAGATGATGAACGAAAAATGGTTCTATTTTGAGGGAAGTGCGTGGTACACCCGCGAAATCGACTATATCGTGCAGGACGCTGATGAACGTATTTTTTTACGCGTTGGCGCCGCTAACTACGATTGCAAAGTTTTTCTCAATCATCAGTTCATCGGCAATCATTACGGTGGTTCAACCCCATTTTGTGCTGAGTTAACGCCGCTATTGCAACCAGGCAATAATGTGTTGATGCTGTGCGTGAATAATAATCGCACCACCGACAGGCTTCCTTTGAGAAATAACGACTGGTTTAACTATGGCGGAATATATCGTGAAATCGATATTATCCGAACGCCGCGAACCTATATTCAGGATCTGTTTGTCTATTTAGTCCCTGATGGGAACTATAATCAAATCGCCGTGAGAATAGCGGTTGAAGGTGACGCGACAGAGGTCAATTTCGCCCTTGCTGAGCTGGGTATCTCCGTGACTATGCCGGTGATTGACGGGGTTGCTGAAGCGACATTGTCTGCTGAGCCGCAACTTTGGTCTCCTGAGCATCCTAAATTGTATCGGGTTATGGCGTCGTTGGGACGTGACTGTGTCAGTGACCGCGTGGGGTTCAGACAAATTGAGGTCGTGGGAACGGATATTCGTCTGAACGGTAAGTCGCTCTATCTTCGGGGCGTAAATTGCCATGAAGATGATGTCCTGTTAGGGAAAATGACCAACGAAGCGGATATCCGCCGCCGTTTTCAGGATGCCAAAGAGCTTAACTGCAACTACCTGCGACTGGCGCATTATCCTCACCATGAGATGGCCGCGCGTATTGCGGATGAAGTGGGTTTGTTGCTCTGGGAGGAAATTCCAAACTACTGGGCGATCGATTTTAAAAATCCGGCAACCCAACGTGATGCGCATAATCAGTTGATGGAGCTTATTTATCGTGACCGAAATCGTGCCAGCGTGATTATCTGGTCCGTCGGCAATGAAAATGCCGATACCGATGAGCGACTGAATTTTATGACCTCGCTGGTTGATGCCGCCCGCCAGGCCGATCCTAGCCGTTTGATTTCTGCCGCTTGCCTGGTCAATCATGCCAAAATGAAAATTGAAGATCGTCTGGCAGATTTTCTCGATATCATCGGACTGAACGAGTATTACGGTTGGTATGAAGAGAATTTTGATGATCTGATTGTGCTGGGAGAAAACTCGTCGCCCACAAAACCTGTTGTGATCACCGAAACAGGGGCCGAAGGTGTGATAGGCGATCATGCTCCTCAGTCTGGGCCTTTCTCGGAAAACTATATGGCGGATGTGTACCGCAAGCAGACCGAGTATTTGCCAAAACTCAATTATGTCCGTGGTTTTACCCCCTGGTTATTGTATGACTACCGTACAGAAAGACGTCAGAATCCTTACCAGAAAGGATTCAACTGTAAGGGGCTTATTACCGCTGACAAAATAACACGTAAAAGGGCATTTTATGTGCTGCGCGATTTTTATCAGCAACTCAAAAATGCCGGGTCATTAGCGGATTAA
- the yjdI gene encoding 4Fe-4S mono-cluster protein YjdI: MDKELLEAGYRAYSGEKIDVYFNTGICQHSGNCVRGSAKLFNLKRKPWIIPDEVDVATVVRVIDTCPSGALKYRHK; this comes from the coding sequence ATGGATAAAGAATTACTGGAAGCGGGGTACCGGGCTTATAGCGGTGAGAAAATAGATGTCTACTTCAATACGGGGATTTGCCAGCATTCGGGGAACTGCGTGCGCGGCAGCGCGAAGCTTTTTAACCTGAAACGCAAACCGTGGATTATTCCGGATGAAGTGGATGTCGCCACGGTGGTCAGAGTGATTGATACGTGCCCGAGCGGTGCGCTGAAGTATCGGCATAAATAA
- a CDS encoding GNAT family N-acetyltransferase, which produces MEILEGHNKFYVNDAEGNPVAEIVFVPTGEHLSIIEHTDVDPSLKGQGVGKKLVAKVVEKMRQENRKVIPLCPFAKHEFDNTREYDDIRA; this is translated from the coding sequence ATGGAAATACTCGAAGGTCATAACAAATTTTATGTTAACGATGCTGAAGGCAATCCGGTTGCGGAGATTGTATTTGTACCCACAGGGGAGCATTTGAGCATCATTGAGCATACTGATGTCGATCCCAGTCTGAAAGGGCAGGGGGTAGGTAAAAAACTGGTGGCGAAAGTGGTGGAGAAAATGCGCCAGGAAAACCGCAAGGTCATTCCGCTCTGCCCGTTTGCGAAACACGAGTTTGATAACACTCGTGAATATGACGATATCCGCGCCTGA